In the Kribbella sp. NBC_00482 genome, one interval contains:
- a CDS encoding YbaY family lipoprotein codes for MLLTGRIVFPSGDRPEEASRVVARVEEVSRADAPAVIIAEQVQEHVALPRDDSESLPFAIDLRATSIDPRLRYSVRVHVDVSGTASVTSDDFVSTASYPVQFGAGELAVEVRRV; via the coding sequence ATGTTGCTGACCGGGCGGATCGTTTTCCCTTCCGGGGATCGACCTGAGGAAGCCTCGCGAGTGGTGGCTCGGGTCGAAGAGGTTTCGCGCGCGGACGCGCCGGCCGTGATCATCGCCGAGCAGGTCCAGGAGCACGTGGCCCTGCCGCGTGACGACAGCGAGTCGTTGCCTTTCGCAATTGATCTGCGGGCCACCTCGATCGATCCACGGCTCCGGTATTCGGTGCGGGTGCATGTCGACGTGTCCGGAACCGCGAGTGTGACCTCGGACGATTTCGTCTCCACTGCGTCGTACCCGGTCCAATTCGGCGCGGGCGAACTGGCGGTGGAGGTACGACGGGTTTGA
- the legP gene encoding Dot/Icm T4SS effector Zinc-dependent metalloprotease LegP, with the protein MTQDNGVWRNAGEFRGGERGTAVISGVTFSNSPVVYSAVDGLAIFEGDIVLGTVDQLELGMSELQGTIVGDVQAGVGIPGARFRWPRSQVPFDIDPNLPNQQRVRDAIAHWESNTPIRFPERTAANAGDFPNFVHFADAGGCWSSVGMQGGSQTISLGTGCTRGNAIHEIGHAVGLWHEQSREDRDQFVTITWANIQAGMEHNFDQHITDGDDLGGYEYGSIMHYPRTAFSSNGRETITPVDPNAQLGQRTGLSSGDIAAVLAMYPTVGWHHNDLSASAGAPNATGVPAGYTWAVDKTQHVVYRGGDGHIHELWFNGTWNHNDLVAAAGAPSAAGDPAGYTWDVDNTQHVVYRGGDGHIHELWFNGTWNHNDLVAAAGAPKAVGDPAGYTWDVDGTQHVVYRGGDGHIHELWFNGTWNHNDLVAAAGAPSAAGDPAGYTWDVDNTQHVVYRGGDGHIHELWFNGTWNHNDLVAAAGAPNATGLLAGYTWDVDRTQHVVYRAGDGHIHELWFNGAWNHNDLVAAGGAPSAVGDPAGYTWDVDRTQHVVYRAGDGHIHELWFNGTWNHNDLVAAAGAPNASGDPAGYTWDVDRTQHVVYRGIDAHIHEVWFP; encoded by the coding sequence GTGACACAGGACAACGGAGTCTGGCGTAACGCGGGAGAGTTCCGCGGCGGAGAACGCGGTACGGCGGTGATCTCAGGAGTCACCTTCTCGAACTCGCCGGTGGTTTACAGCGCGGTGGACGGACTCGCAATCTTCGAAGGCGACATCGTGCTCGGGACGGTCGACCAACTCGAGCTGGGAATGAGCGAACTGCAGGGCACGATCGTCGGGGATGTCCAGGCCGGTGTCGGCATTCCCGGCGCCCGCTTCCGGTGGCCACGCTCGCAGGTCCCGTTCGACATCGACCCGAATCTGCCGAATCAGCAGCGGGTCCGCGACGCCATCGCGCATTGGGAGTCGAACACACCGATCCGGTTCCCCGAGCGCACCGCGGCGAATGCCGGCGACTTTCCCAATTTCGTGCATTTCGCGGACGCGGGCGGTTGTTGGTCGTCGGTCGGGATGCAGGGCGGGTCGCAGACGATCAGCCTCGGGACCGGGTGTACGAGAGGGAACGCGATCCACGAGATCGGCCATGCGGTCGGGCTGTGGCATGAGCAGAGCCGGGAGGACCGCGACCAGTTCGTCACGATCACCTGGGCGAACATTCAAGCCGGTATGGAACACAACTTCGATCAGCACATCACCGATGGCGACGACCTCGGCGGCTACGAGTACGGATCGATCATGCATTACCCGAGGACGGCGTTCAGCAGCAACGGACGTGAGACCATCACGCCCGTCGATCCGAATGCGCAGCTCGGACAGCGGACAGGTCTGTCGTCCGGAGACATCGCAGCCGTGCTCGCTATGTACCCCACGGTCGGCTGGCATCACAACGACCTGAGTGCGTCGGCGGGCGCGCCGAATGCGACCGGAGTTCCGGCCGGTTACACCTGGGCCGTCGACAAGACCCAGCATGTGGTTTATCGCGGTGGTGACGGTCATATTCATGAGTTGTGGTTCAACGGGACGTGGAACCACAATGATCTGGTTGCGGCGGCGGGTGCGCCGAGTGCTGCCGGTGATCCGGCTGGGTATACGTGGGATGTCGACAACACCCAGCATGTCGTTTATCGCGGTGGCGATGGGCACATTCATGAGCTGTGGTTCAACGGCACGTGGAACCACAACGATCTCGTCGCGGCGGCCGGTGCCCCGAAGGCTGTCGGTGACCCGGCTGGCTATACCTGGGACGTGGACGGCACTCAGCATGTGGTCTATCGCGGTGGTGATGGGCACATTCATGAGCTGTGGTTCAACGGGACGTGGAACCACAATGATCTGGTTGCGGCGGCGGGTGCGCCGAGTGCTGCCGGTGATCCGGCCGGGTATACGTGGGATGTCGACAACACCCAGCATGTCGTTTATCGCGGTGGCGATGGGCACATCCACGAGTTGTGGTTCAACGGCACGTGGAACCACAACGATCTCGTCGCGGCCGCCGGAGCTCCCAACGCGACCGGACTGCTGGCCGGCTATACCTGGGACGTCGATCGCACCCAGCACGTCGTCTATCGGGCCGGCGACGGTCACATTCATGAACTGTGGTTCAACGGCGCCTGGAACCACAACGACCTAGTTGCCGCCGGGGGCGCGCCCAGTGCCGTCGGGGATCCGGCCGGCTACACGTGGGACGTCGATCGCACCCAGCACGTCGTCTATCGGGCCGGCGACGGTCACATTCATGAGTTGTGGTTCAACGGCACGTGGAACCACAACGACCTGGTCGCCGCGGCCGGCGCCCCGAATGCCTCCGGTGACCCCGCCGGCTACACCTGGGACGTAGACCGCACCCAACACGTCGTCTACCGAGGCATCGACGCCCACATCCACGAAGTCTGGTTCCCCTGA
- a CDS encoding nuclear transport factor 2 family protein: MGEVEDQVVAAARDRADALASGDGERLRSLLHRDFGWISHLGEEFDRERYISSNVGGSLTWNAQTLTDVQVVVVGDTAVLRCVVMDHVDAGRGEESFRMPMTQTWVRVTDRWLCLAGHAGPRRTD; encoded by the coding sequence ATGGGAGAGGTCGAGGACCAGGTCGTTGCTGCTGCGCGCGACCGTGCTGATGCGCTGGCGAGCGGGGACGGTGAACGGCTGCGGTCTCTCCTGCACCGGGACTTCGGCTGGATCTCGCATCTGGGTGAGGAGTTCGATCGCGAGCGATACATCTCGTCGAACGTCGGTGGATCCCTGACGTGGAACGCCCAAACGCTCACCGATGTCCAGGTGGTGGTCGTCGGCGATACCGCCGTACTGCGTTGTGTGGTCATGGACCACGTGGACGCGGGCCGCGGTGAAGAGTCGTTCCGGATGCCGATGACCCAGACGTGGGTCCGGGTCACCGATCGTTGGCTGTGTCTGGCCGGCCACGCAGGACCGCGTCGGACGGATTAA
- a CDS encoding phosphotransferase enzyme family protein has product MPPETEDDLRLESLARVALAAYDLAEPLALRLHARGLNTIFEVTTYSERYALRLHRSGYRTNDHIRSELQFVRSVTEHWADQPLLSAPRPITNRNGDLVVEVIAEDAALSWDLMTWVDGQVLVPGRGLTENTVHRLGQALASLHSLSAQFRPPADFSLPRWDADGMFTPSASPYRPEVGIEELLDRRDLELYAEIAERTRAIFATLESAGDSFGIIHADYILGNCYLQRAGSAWRASVFDFDDCGWGYFLYDLCPLLGNLAGHPGAIVNNPAYPRLRDAFLAGYRTMRSLPSALEEHLPTLIAARNANHCLLTAGRDVSPTPAQDATWRMSLARQCLTLPY; this is encoded by the coding sequence ATGCCACCTGAGACCGAAGACGACCTCCGCCTGGAGTCGCTGGCGCGGGTCGCGTTGGCGGCCTACGATCTGGCCGAGCCGCTCGCCCTCCGCCTGCACGCACGCGGCCTCAACACGATCTTCGAGGTCACGACGTACAGCGAACGCTACGCCCTTCGGCTCCATCGATCCGGCTACCGCACCAACGACCACATCCGATCCGAACTGCAGTTCGTGCGATCCGTCACCGAGCACTGGGCCGATCAGCCGCTCCTGTCCGCTCCTCGGCCGATCACCAATCGAAACGGCGACCTCGTGGTCGAGGTCATCGCCGAGGACGCGGCGCTCAGCTGGGACCTGATGACCTGGGTAGACGGCCAGGTCCTGGTGCCCGGGCGAGGCCTGACCGAAAACACCGTCCATCGACTGGGCCAGGCCCTGGCATCACTGCACAGCCTGTCCGCGCAGTTCCGTCCACCGGCCGACTTCTCGCTACCCCGGTGGGATGCCGACGGAATGTTCACGCCATCGGCATCGCCGTACCGACCCGAGGTCGGCATCGAAGAGCTCTTGGATCGGCGAGATCTCGAGCTGTACGCCGAGATAGCTGAACGCACCCGCGCCATCTTCGCCACCCTCGAGTCCGCTGGAGACTCCTTCGGCATCATCCACGCCGACTACATCCTCGGGAACTGCTACCTGCAACGAGCCGGCTCTGCATGGCGGGCCAGTGTGTTCGACTTCGACGACTGCGGCTGGGGCTACTTCCTCTACGACCTGTGCCCACTACTCGGCAACCTCGCCGGGCATCCGGGTGCCATCGTGAACAATCCCGCCTATCCACGGCTCCGCGACGCATTCCTGGCCGGCTACCGCACCATGCGCTCGCTACCGTCGGCCCTCGAGGAACACCTGCCGACGCTCATAGCCGCCCGGAACGCGAATCACTGCCTACTCACTGCAGGCCGCGACGTATCTCCAACACCCGCCCAAGACGCAACCTGGCGAATGAGCCTGGCCCGGCAATGTCTCACCCTGCCCTACTGA
- a CDS encoding RNA polymerase factor sigma-54: MSFTFELAMVPRFGFEVTPALVTFGEMLMMPYAEMRSAVEDELSSNTALERLEIGDCPICRGRWQSACVACSPSVARAGSADRGLPDSTDTPATEPDTDALIRAAGLETAADDRPIVEYVVGSLDRHGLLDRPCAQLAAELGVAESTVTRVLAVVRRCGPPGICAIDSSECLLFQLDALGLDDQRVRLARQVIGNHLPELARGRYASIAAALGVSRGEVRAVLELIRDRLRPYPAFDGNAPAVTAYVVPDVVIREHDRIAGEFTVELVESALTRLRVRPTVGRRNRSGSSESVQEARSFLAQLRDRWDTLRRVAEYAVHRQQRFLREGAVGLEPLTRAEVAAALELHESTVSRAVTDKYALLPDQTVVPLSRFFGSGGGADHALRTLLEAADGPVSDQQLADLLRDKGYPLARRTVAKRRAKLGFAAAALR, encoded by the coding sequence GTGTCCTTCACGTTCGAGCTCGCCATGGTGCCCAGGTTCGGCTTCGAGGTGACGCCGGCGCTGGTCACATTCGGCGAGATGCTGATGATGCCGTACGCCGAGATGCGGTCCGCGGTCGAGGACGAGCTGAGCAGTAACACCGCGCTGGAACGTCTCGAGATCGGCGATTGCCCGATCTGTCGCGGACGTTGGCAGTCTGCCTGCGTTGCCTGCTCGCCGTCCGTCGCGCGGGCGGGGTCGGCGGATCGCGGACTACCGGATTCCACTGACACCCCGGCGACCGAGCCGGACACCGACGCGTTGATTCGCGCCGCCGGCCTGGAGACGGCCGCGGACGATCGCCCGATCGTCGAGTACGTCGTCGGCAGTCTCGATCGGCATGGGTTGCTCGACCGGCCCTGTGCGCAGCTCGCGGCCGAGCTTGGTGTCGCCGAGTCGACGGTCACCCGGGTGCTGGCCGTCGTACGTCGGTGTGGGCCGCCGGGGATCTGTGCGATCGACAGCAGCGAGTGTCTGCTCTTTCAGCTCGATGCACTCGGACTCGATGACCAGCGGGTGAGGCTGGCGCGGCAGGTCATCGGGAATCACTTGCCCGAGCTGGCCAGGGGACGGTACGCGTCGATCGCGGCGGCGCTGGGGGTTTCCCGGGGTGAGGTTCGCGCTGTCCTCGAGCTGATCCGGGACCGGCTCCGGCCCTATCCGGCGTTCGACGGCAATGCGCCGGCGGTCACGGCGTACGTCGTACCGGATGTGGTGATTCGTGAGCACGACCGCATCGCCGGGGAGTTCACGGTGGAGTTGGTCGAGTCGGCGCTGACCAGGTTACGGGTGCGCCCAACGGTCGGGCGCCGGAACCGCAGTGGCTCGTCGGAGTCGGTGCAGGAGGCGCGGTCGTTCCTCGCGCAGTTGCGCGATCGGTGGGACACACTGCGACGGGTCGCGGAGTACGCCGTACATCGGCAGCAGCGGTTCCTGCGTGAGGGTGCGGTCGGTCTGGAACCGTTGACTCGTGCGGAGGTGGCCGCGGCGCTCGAGTTGCACGAGTCGACGGTGAGCCGGGCGGTGACCGACAAGTACGCGTTGTTGCCGGATCAGACCGTCGTACCACTGTCGCGGTTCTTCGGTTCCGGCGGCGGAGCCGACCACGCGCTGCGCACGCTGCTGGAGGCAGCCGACGGCCCGGTCTCCGACCAGCAGCTGGCTGATCTGCTGCGGGACAAGGGATATCCGTTGGCGCGGCGCACTGTCGCGAAGCGCAGGGCCAAGCTCGGGTTCGCCGCCGCGGCGCTGCGCTGA
- a CDS encoding amidohydrolase family protein: MSSAEIGVIDAHCHAGPGDGFTGPWDTSAPLDQYLRRCDRAGIARSNLMAAFHSDYAVANEAVGRIVGAAPDRFFGFAFVHAERDRGRILPMVRDAITRFGFRGIKVHRHDARISREICDVARRLRLPVLYDVMGEVAGAELLATEYPDVNFIIPHLGSFADDWSAQLAFVSVLAERPNIFTDTSGVRRFDVLEKAVRRAGPRKVLFGSDGPWLHPGLELEKIRYLDLPPAAASLILAGNFLRLTRGVPRPGGPAPGCLRRSRSRRRDDGG; the protein is encoded by the coding sequence ATGTCGTCCGCGGAGATCGGGGTCATCGACGCGCACTGTCACGCAGGGCCCGGTGACGGTTTCACCGGGCCCTGGGACACGAGCGCGCCCCTCGATCAGTACCTGCGCCGGTGCGACCGGGCCGGCATCGCCAGGTCGAACCTGATGGCTGCCTTCCATTCCGACTACGCCGTCGCGAACGAGGCGGTCGGGCGCATCGTCGGCGCCGCACCGGACCGGTTCTTCGGTTTCGCCTTCGTCCACGCCGAACGCGACCGCGGGCGGATCCTGCCGATGGTGCGCGACGCGATCACCCGGTTCGGGTTCCGCGGCATCAAGGTGCACCGGCACGACGCCCGCATCAGCCGGGAGATCTGCGACGTCGCGCGCCGCCTCCGACTGCCGGTGCTGTACGACGTGATGGGCGAGGTGGCCGGCGCGGAGCTGCTCGCGACCGAGTACCCGGACGTGAACTTCATCATCCCGCACCTGGGGAGTTTCGCCGACGACTGGAGTGCGCAGCTGGCGTTCGTGAGCGTGCTGGCAGAGCGGCCGAACATCTTCACCGACACGTCCGGCGTACGGCGGTTCGACGTACTGGAGAAGGCGGTTCGGCGGGCCGGGCCGCGGAAGGTGTTGTTCGGGTCCGACGGTCCGTGGCTTCATCCCGGTCTGGAACTGGAGAAGATCCGCTACCTGGACCTGCCGCCGGCCGCGGCCTCGTTGATCCTGGCCGGCAATTTCCTTCGGCTCACCCGGGGCGTGCCGCGGCCGGGCGGTCCTGCTCCGGGATGTCTCCGACGGTCACGAAGCCGTCGGCGAGATGACGGTGGATGA
- a CDS encoding sigma 54-interacting transcriptional regulator translates to MAELVDAWIKVIGAPDDVVRSVLHGLTAAGVRLHDQDHDEAGQSRHSVVLFEKVTAEVADSVRELAASRPGRVLALSTCGGLPGDDCWGLLRAGASDVITWREAEESSRHVADRLNRWRTIDELVACRHVQDFLVGDSAVWQSVLREAVEIARFTTAAVLITGESGTGKERIAQLIHELDPRPHKKKLVVLDCSTVVPSLSGSEFFGHEKGAFTGAAVARDGAFALADGGTLFLDEVGELPVNLQAELLRVIQEGTFKRVGSNTWRKSTFRLVCATNRDLGRARSEGTFRNDFYYRIAGCTVHLPSLRERTEDIVALFRHFFRQVYPDREPPELEDAVQELLVTRDYPGNVRDLRSLVLRIIHRHLADGFVTVGDIPEQDRPAAARPG, encoded by the coding sequence GTGGCAGAGCTCGTGGATGCCTGGATCAAGGTGATCGGAGCGCCGGACGACGTCGTCCGGTCGGTACTGCACGGCCTGACGGCGGCCGGCGTCCGGCTGCACGACCAAGACCACGACGAGGCCGGTCAGTCGCGCCACAGCGTCGTCCTTTTCGAGAAGGTCACCGCCGAGGTGGCTGACAGCGTCCGCGAGCTCGCCGCGTCCCGGCCAGGACGAGTCCTCGCGCTCTCCACCTGCGGCGGACTGCCCGGCGACGACTGCTGGGGACTGCTCCGGGCCGGCGCATCCGATGTCATCACCTGGCGCGAAGCCGAAGAGTCGTCCCGGCACGTCGCCGACCGGCTCAACCGCTGGCGCACCATCGACGAACTGGTCGCCTGCCGGCACGTGCAGGACTTCCTCGTCGGAGACAGCGCGGTCTGGCAGTCCGTACTGCGTGAAGCGGTCGAGATCGCGCGGTTCACCACCGCCGCGGTGCTGATCACCGGCGAGAGCGGCACCGGCAAGGAACGCATCGCCCAGCTCATCCACGAGCTCGACCCGCGACCGCACAAGAAGAAGCTGGTCGTGCTCGATTGCTCGACCGTCGTGCCGTCGCTGTCCGGGAGTGAGTTCTTCGGTCATGAGAAGGGCGCGTTCACCGGTGCGGCGGTCGCCCGCGACGGCGCGTTCGCGCTGGCCGACGGCGGCACGTTGTTCCTCGACGAAGTCGGTGAGCTGCCGGTCAACCTCCAGGCCGAGCTGCTGCGGGTCATCCAGGAGGGCACCTTCAAACGAGTCGGCAGCAACACCTGGCGCAAGAGCACCTTCCGGCTGGTGTGCGCGACGAACCGCGACCTGGGTCGCGCGCGGTCCGAGGGGACGTTCCGGAACGACTTCTACTACCGGATCGCCGGCTGCACGGTGCACCTGCCGAGTCTGCGCGAGCGAACCGAGGACATCGTCGCGTTGTTCCGGCACTTCTTCCGGCAGGTGTACCCGGACCGCGAACCCCCCGAGCTCGAGGACGCGGTCCAGGAGCTGCTCGTCACGCGTGACTATCCCGGCAACGTCCGGGACCTGCGCAGCCTCGTCCTGCGGATCATCCACCGTCATCTCGCCGACGGCTTCGTGACCGTCGGAGACATCCCGGAGCAGGACCGCCCGGCCGCGGCACGCCCCGGGTGA
- a CDS encoding phage tail tip lysozyme, giving the protein MTSSHVSVLNHHDRSGEPGGRLVVDRLPQLASHHGTPPDLFLRWGAMPRTATVDVVVHLHGHSDHGRQMHLVRDKVPISGLDLVDPAHPATGGRRAPTLLVLPRGNFYGGRSGHGYGFPALTAPGALRSLVDTALRRFSAASGVRATRGRLILTAHSGGGSALMAILRHANPDEVHTFDALYSDPAPLIAWARRRQGSPGSALRVLFRPGEPTAANSLRVAEAIGSASRRFRVERTTVPHLAIPRTFGWRLLADAGADLPGAVRTHRPARAEQEQEYGGTPPSALCTSIARIADEEYRRWRPGGATALTETNAAASPILREYYRVGVQQTVTDAEMRSTAYQGNHPWSAVFISYVMRKAGAGPTAFKYSTAHQSYIREARANRLNKNTASPFWAFRATEIAPAVGDLVCAARANSGATYDNIADPQMRSTHCDVVTKVEPGRIRVIGGNVSQTVGDKWLRIRPDGKLDLSGSQSLLFAVIRCRSGQAAAPPATMTPWTFRLPWPFSSSTPYAPTRTPTHPPPLGPAAPTPTDLNGRVARVMRLLTSKYGYPVNGAAGLVGNLIAESQVQPNRLEGSKSDTPMRMQDFAGQVRDFTPDQIRDRSFSRKTGPRLPGIGLAQWTSPDRRTGLFAHTYQGRQLGSAIVFDLDAQVDYLVTELRSTTYRSVDVVLRRPGVTLEQASDEVVLNFERPADVLNKPTSDPGVQVVLNRRRGFGRQALQIHRGAGPA; this is encoded by the coding sequence ATGACGTCCTCACACGTGTCGGTTCTGAACCACCACGATCGTTCCGGCGAGCCCGGCGGTCGTCTGGTCGTGGATCGCCTTCCCCAGTTGGCCAGCCACCACGGCACGCCACCCGATCTGTTCCTTCGCTGGGGTGCGATGCCCAGGACGGCGACCGTCGACGTCGTCGTCCATCTGCACGGTCACTCGGATCACGGACGCCAGATGCATCTGGTCCGGGACAAGGTCCCGATCAGCGGGCTGGACCTGGTCGACCCGGCACATCCGGCAACGGGCGGGCGGCGGGCGCCGACTCTGCTGGTCCTGCCACGCGGCAACTTCTACGGCGGTCGCTCCGGCCACGGCTACGGCTTTCCCGCCCTGACCGCGCCCGGGGCGTTGCGCTCGCTGGTCGATACGGCGCTGCGGCGATTCAGCGCCGCCAGCGGCGTCCGGGCGACCCGCGGGCGGCTGATCCTGACCGCGCACTCCGGCGGTGGATCGGCGCTGATGGCGATTCTGCGCCATGCGAATCCGGACGAGGTCCACACCTTCGACGCCCTGTACAGCGACCCCGCGCCACTCATCGCCTGGGCTCGCCGGCGTCAAGGGTCACCAGGGAGCGCTCTCCGCGTTCTCTTCCGGCCCGGCGAACCGACCGCGGCCAACAGCCTCCGGGTGGCGGAAGCCATCGGGTCGGCCTCGCGGCGGTTCCGCGTCGAGCGGACGACGGTCCCGCACCTCGCCATCCCGCGAACGTTCGGCTGGCGTCTGCTGGCCGACGCCGGCGCGGACCTGCCCGGCGCGGTCCGGACCCACCGGCCGGCTCGCGCCGAGCAGGAACAGGAGTACGGCGGGACGCCGCCGAGCGCACTGTGTACGAGCATCGCCCGCATCGCCGACGAGGAGTACCGGCGATGGCGCCCAGGGGGAGCAACTGCGCTGACCGAGACCAACGCGGCCGCGAGCCCGATCCTGCGCGAGTACTACCGGGTCGGCGTCCAGCAGACCGTGACCGACGCGGAGATGCGCAGTACGGCGTACCAGGGGAACCACCCGTGGTCGGCGGTGTTCATCTCTTACGTGATGCGGAAAGCGGGAGCCGGACCAACGGCGTTCAAGTACTCGACGGCACATCAGAGTTACATCCGGGAGGCACGCGCCAACCGGTTGAACAAGAACACCGCGAGCCCCTTCTGGGCGTTCCGGGCGACCGAGATCGCACCGGCGGTCGGGGATCTCGTCTGCGCAGCGCGGGCGAACAGCGGAGCGACGTACGACAACATCGCGGATCCGCAGATGCGGTCGACGCACTGTGATGTCGTGACCAAGGTCGAGCCGGGGCGCATCCGCGTGATCGGAGGCAATGTCAGCCAGACGGTCGGCGACAAGTGGCTGCGGATCCGGCCGGACGGGAAGCTCGATCTGTCCGGGTCGCAGAGCCTCCTCTTCGCCGTGATCCGGTGTCGTTCGGGTCAGGCCGCCGCTCCCCCGGCCACCATGACGCCGTGGACCTTCCGGCTTCCTTGGCCGTTCTCGTCGTCCACGCCGTATGCACCTACGCGGACGCCGACGCACCCGCCGCCACTCGGTCCGGCCGCCCCCACACCGACCGATCTCAACGGTCGGGTGGCCAGAGTCATGCGCCTGCTGACCAGCAAGTACGGCTATCCCGTCAACGGTGCGGCCGGACTGGTCGGCAACCTGATCGCCGAATCCCAGGTGCAGCCCAACCGGCTCGAAGGCAGCAAGTCGGACACACCGATGCGCATGCAGGACTTCGCCGGCCAGGTCCGCGACTTCACGCCCGACCAGATCCGCGACCGCAGCTTCAGCCGCAAGACCGGCCCGCGCCTGCCCGGCATCGGCCTCGCCCAGTGGACCAGCCCCGACCGGCGGACCGGACTCTTCGCGCATACCTACCAAGGACGACAGCTGGGCTCGGCGATCGTGTTCGACCTCGACGCCCAGGTCGACTACCTGGTCACCGAACTGCGCAGCACCACCTACCGCTCGGTCGACGTCGTACTCCGGCGCCCGGGCGTCACGCTCGAGCAGGCCTCCGACGAAGTCGTCCTGAACTTCGAGCGACCCGCCGATGTGCTGAACAAACCGACGTCGGATCCGGGAGTCCAGGTGGTCCTCAACCGTCGCCGGGGCTTCGGCCGCCAGGCGTTGCAGATCCATCGTGGCGCCGGGCCGGCCTGA
- a CDS encoding LLM class F420-dependent oxidoreductase translates to MELGLQIPDFTWPNGAAALGPELAAVARTADQAGFGYVAVMDHFFQIHGVGPAEHDMLEAYTTLGFLAAHTERAKLLTVITGVHYRHPGLLAKAMTTLDVLSGGRAMIGLGAGWNEEESRGLGFPFPPVAERFERLEETLQYLLQMWSDNDGPFKGQHYQAERLMNVPQALSKPHPPIMVGGGGEKKTLRLVAKYAQACNVFNTPDLEHKLDVLKQHCENEGRDYDDITKTVYHLIDTGENGEKTSELIDELGRLHGLGFSAALGMVPQVPRLDVLERIGSDVIPVVAAF, encoded by the coding sequence ATGGAACTCGGTCTGCAGATTCCTGACTTCACCTGGCCGAACGGCGCGGCCGCGCTCGGACCGGAGCTCGCGGCCGTCGCCCGGACTGCCGACCAGGCCGGCTTCGGCTACGTGGCGGTGATGGATCACTTCTTCCAGATCCATGGCGTGGGGCCGGCCGAACACGACATGCTCGAGGCGTACACGACGCTCGGATTCCTGGCCGCTCACACCGAACGCGCCAAACTGCTCACCGTCATCACCGGCGTGCACTACCGGCATCCGGGCCTGCTCGCGAAGGCGATGACCACGCTCGACGTACTGTCCGGGGGCCGCGCCATGATCGGGCTCGGCGCCGGCTGGAACGAGGAGGAATCCCGTGGTCTCGGCTTCCCGTTCCCGCCGGTCGCCGAGCGGTTCGAGCGGCTGGAGGAGACACTGCAGTACCTCCTGCAGATGTGGTCCGACAACGACGGCCCGTTCAAGGGGCAGCACTATCAGGCCGAACGGCTGATGAACGTCCCGCAGGCGCTCAGCAAGCCGCATCCGCCGATCATGGTCGGCGGTGGCGGCGAGAAGAAGACGCTGCGCCTGGTGGCCAAGTACGCACAGGCGTGCAACGTGTTCAACACCCCTGATCTCGAACACAAACTCGACGTCCTCAAACAGCACTGCGAGAACGAGGGCCGCGACTACGACGACATCACGAAGACCGTCTACCACCTGATCGACACCGGCGAGAACGGCGAGAAGACCAGCGAGCTCATCGACGAGCTCGGCCGCCTCCACGGCCTCGGCTTCAGCGCCGCCCTCGGCATGGTCCCGCAGGTCCCACGCCTCGACGTACTGGAACGCATCGGATCCGACGTCATCCCAGTCGTCGCAGCCTTCTGA